The Microplitis demolitor isolate Queensland-Clemson2020A chromosome 8, iyMicDemo2.1a, whole genome shotgun sequence genome has a segment encoding these proteins:
- the LOC103573921 gene encoding uncharacterized protein LOC103573921 isoform X4, with product MTVDMDGSHLKEKFLDISNLHITCTNLDTIKLSYNRDIYSKRVADDIKDLVGLLKVLENRSVLSYNKIKPLKEIATTYVKDPVLDKIIKDYEDQLHSYQTLPLFNVYKCRSGEYSNIITNDDNFCNNSANANHQLEEFNDYEGTNLLHVEPTITYLQETSEAILTLQSNNEIKQSSFETIQINQYTYNNNINVSKDNSIPLMKYFITCIRVSTLVIALIIILYFITIYIKPSALATSTSTELGSTQPEHQSTSTYHETRYVTTSSYNLPIPDAKTLRLTDLQTKIFYRISENIGRYWRDLARILNVKEAEIDSIDLKDGAIKDKSFESLKIFLSRCESCNWQRKLIRSLEFIRRKDLAEMVEDLLTQNI from the exons ATGACAGTAGATATGGATGGCAG TCATCTTAAGGAAAAATTCTTGGATATATCAAATCTTCATATCACTTGTACAAATTTAGATACTATTAAATTGTCTTATAATCgtgatatttattcaaaacgtGTAGCAGATGACATTAAAGATCTTGTGGGTTTATTGAAAGTATTAGAAAATCGGTCAGTGTTGTCTTACAATAAAATCAAACCGTTAAAAGAAATAGCTACGACTTATGTTAAAGATCCAGTGCtagacaaaataataaaagattatGAAGATCAACTACACAGCTATCAAACATTACCtctttttaatgtttataaatgCCGAAGTGGTGAGTATTCCAACATAATTACgaatgatgataatttttgtaataatagtGCTAATGCTAATCATCAATTGGAAGAGTTTAATGATTATGAAGGTACGAACCTTTTGCACGTAGAACCAACTATTACTTACTTACAAGAAACGTCAGAGGCTATATTAACTTTACAATcaaacaatgaaataaaacaatcgTCATTTGAgacaattcaaataaatcaatatacttataataataatattaatgtttcaAAAGACAACTCAATACCacttatgaaatattttataacttgcATAAGGGTTTCAACATTGGTGATagctcttattattattttgtattttattacaatttacatAAAACCATCAGCGCTAgcaacatcaacatcaactGAATTGGGATCAACTCAACCAGAGCATCAATCTACGAGTACTTATCATGAGACTCGCTACGTCACTACTTCATCTTACAATCTACCGATACCTGATGCGAAGACTTTACGCCTAACAGATCTTCAaacaaaaa ttttcTATCGGATAAGTGAAAACATTGGACGGTATTGGAGAGATTTGGCtagaattttaaatgtcaaagAGGCTGAAATCGATTCGATAGATTTAAAAGACGGAGCAATCAAAGATAAATCTTttgag agtttaaaaatatttttatcaagatGCGAATCATGTAATTGGCAAAGAAAATTGATACGATCATTGGAGTTCATTCGCCGTAAAGATTTGGCAGAAATGGTAGAAGATTtacttactcaaaatatttaa
- the LOC103573921 gene encoding uncharacterized protein LOC103573921 isoform X1 has protein sequence MVDIFIGRDFEMGRLWLNRIPADMDYLSIWNEYQLKYSHLKEKFLDISNLHITCTNLDTIKLSYNRDIYSKRVADDIKDLVGLLKVLENRSVLSYNKIKPLKEIATTYVKDPVLDKIIKDYEDQLHSYQTLPLFNVYKCRSGEYSNIITNDDNFCNNSANANHQLEEFNDYEGTNLLHVEPTITYLQETSEAILTLQSNNEIKQSSFETIQINQYTYNNNINVSKDNSIPLMKYFITCIRVSTLVIALIIILYFITIYIKPSALATSTSTELGSTQPEHQSTSTYHETRYVTTSSYNLPIPDAKTLRLTDLQTKIFYRISENIGRYWRDLARILNVKEAEIDSIDLKDGAIKDKSFESLKIFLSRCESCNWQRKLIRSLEFIRRKDLAEMVEDLLTQNI, from the exons ATGGTAGATATTTTCATTGGTAGAGATTTTGAGATG GGTCGCTTATGGCTGAATCGTATACCTGCCGATATGGATTACTTGTCCATTTGGAATGAGTATCAATTGAAGTATAGTCATCTTAAGGAAAAATTCTTGGATATATCAAATCTTCATATCACTTGTACAAATTTAGATACTATTAAATTGTCTTATAATCgtgatatttattcaaaacgtGTAGCAGATGACATTAAAGATCTTGTGGGTTTATTGAAAGTATTAGAAAATCGGTCAGTGTTGTCTTACAATAAAATCAAACCGTTAAAAGAAATAGCTACGACTTATGTTAAAGATCCAGTGCtagacaaaataataaaagattatGAAGATCAACTACACAGCTATCAAACATTACCtctttttaatgtttataaatgCCGAAGTGGTGAGTATTCCAACATAATTACgaatgatgataatttttgtaataatagtGCTAATGCTAATCATCAATTGGAAGAGTTTAATGATTATGAAGGTACGAACCTTTTGCACGTAGAACCAACTATTACTTACTTACAAGAAACGTCAGAGGCTATATTAACTTTACAATcaaacaatgaaataaaacaatcgTCATTTGAgacaattcaaataaatcaatatacttataataataatattaatgtttcaAAAGACAACTCAATACCacttatgaaatattttataacttgcATAAGGGTTTCAACATTGGTGATagctcttattattattttgtattttattacaatttacatAAAACCATCAGCGCTAgcaacatcaacatcaactGAATTGGGATCAACTCAACCAGAGCATCAATCTACGAGTACTTATCATGAGACTCGCTACGTCACTACTTCATCTTACAATCTACCGATACCTGATGCGAAGACTTTACGCCTAACAGATCTTCAaacaaaaa ttttcTATCGGATAAGTGAAAACATTGGACGGTATTGGAGAGATTTGGCtagaattttaaatgtcaaagAGGCTGAAATCGATTCGATAGATTTAAAAGACGGAGCAATCAAAGATAAATCTTttgag agtttaaaaatatttttatcaagatGCGAATCATGTAATTGGCAAAGAAAATTGATACGATCATTGGAGTTCATTCGCCGTAAAGATTTGGCAGAAATGGTAGAAGATTtacttactcaaaatatttaa
- the LOC103573921 gene encoding fas-associated death domain protein isoform X6, with the protein MVDIFIGRDFEMGRLWLNRIPADMDYLSIWNEYQLKYSHLKEKFLDISNLHITCTNLDTIKLSYNRDIYSKRVADDIKDLVGLLKVLENRSVLSYNKIKPLKEIATTYVKDPVLDKIIKDYEDQLHSYQTLPLFNVYKCRSALATSTSTELGSTQPEHQSTSTYHETRYVTTSSYNLPIPDAKTLRLTDLQTKIFYRISENIGRYWRDLARILNVKEAEIDSIDLKDGAIKDKSFESLKIFLSRCESCNWQRKLIRSLEFIRRKDLAEMVEDLLTQNI; encoded by the exons ATGGTAGATATTTTCATTGGTAGAGATTTTGAGATG GGTCGCTTATGGCTGAATCGTATACCTGCCGATATGGATTACTTGTCCATTTGGAATGAGTATCAATTGAAGTATAGTCATCTTAAGGAAAAATTCTTGGATATATCAAATCTTCATATCACTTGTACAAATTTAGATACTATTAAATTGTCTTATAATCgtgatatttattcaaaacgtGTAGCAGATGACATTAAAGATCTTGTGGGTTTATTGAAAGTATTAGAAAATCGGTCAGTGTTGTCTTACAATAAAATCAAACCGTTAAAAGAAATAGCTACGACTTATGTTAAAGATCCAGTGCtagacaaaataataaaagattatGAAGATCAACTACACAGCTATCAAACATTACCtctttttaatgtttataaatgCCGAAGTG CGCTAgcaacatcaacatcaactGAATTGGGATCAACTCAACCAGAGCATCAATCTACGAGTACTTATCATGAGACTCGCTACGTCACTACTTCATCTTACAATCTACCGATACCTGATGCGAAGACTTTACGCCTAACAGATCTTCAaacaaaaa ttttcTATCGGATAAGTGAAAACATTGGACGGTATTGGAGAGATTTGGCtagaattttaaatgtcaaagAGGCTGAAATCGATTCGATAGATTTAAAAGACGGAGCAATCAAAGATAAATCTTttgag agtttaaaaatatttttatcaagatGCGAATCATGTAATTGGCAAAGAAAATTGATACGATCATTGGAGTTCATTCGCCGTAAAGATTTGGCAGAAATGGTAGAAGATTtacttactcaaaatatttaa
- the LOC103573921 gene encoding uncharacterized protein LOC103573921 isoform X5 — translation MVDIFIGRDFEMGRLWLNRIPADMDYLSIWNEYQLKYSHLKEKFLDISNLHITCTNLDTIKLSYNRDIYSKRVADDIKDLVGLLKVLENRSVLSYNKIKPLKEIATTYVKDPVLDKIIKDYEDQLHSYQTLPLFNVYKCRSEPTITYLQETSEAILTLQSNNEIKQSSFETIQINQYTYNNNINVSKDNSIPLMKYFITCIRVSTLVIALIIILYFITIYIKPSALATSTSTELGSTQPEHQSTSTYHETRYVTTSSYNLPIPDAKTLRLTDLQTKIFYRISENIGRYWRDLARILNVKEAEIDSIDLKDGAIKDKSFESLKIFLSRCESCNWQRKLIRSLEFIRRKDLAEMVEDLLTQNI, via the exons ATGGTAGATATTTTCATTGGTAGAGATTTTGAGATG GGTCGCTTATGGCTGAATCGTATACCTGCCGATATGGATTACTTGTCCATTTGGAATGAGTATCAATTGAAGTATAGTCATCTTAAGGAAAAATTCTTGGATATATCAAATCTTCATATCACTTGTACAAATTTAGATACTATTAAATTGTCTTATAATCgtgatatttattcaaaacgtGTAGCAGATGACATTAAAGATCTTGTGGGTTTATTGAAAGTATTAGAAAATCGGTCAGTGTTGTCTTACAATAAAATCAAACCGTTAAAAGAAATAGCTACGACTTATGTTAAAGATCCAGTGCtagacaaaataataaaagattatGAAGATCAACTACACAGCTATCAAACATTACCtctttttaatgtttataaatgCCGAAGTG AACCAACTATTACTTACTTACAAGAAACGTCAGAGGCTATATTAACTTTACAATcaaacaatgaaataaaacaatcgTCATTTGAgacaattcaaataaatcaatatacttataataataatattaatgtttcaAAAGACAACTCAATACCacttatgaaatattttataacttgcATAAGGGTTTCAACATTGGTGATagctcttattattattttgtattttattacaatttacatAAAACCATCAGCGCTAgcaacatcaacatcaactGAATTGGGATCAACTCAACCAGAGCATCAATCTACGAGTACTTATCATGAGACTCGCTACGTCACTACTTCATCTTACAATCTACCGATACCTGATGCGAAGACTTTACGCCTAACAGATCTTCAaacaaaaa ttttcTATCGGATAAGTGAAAACATTGGACGGTATTGGAGAGATTTGGCtagaattttaaatgtcaaagAGGCTGAAATCGATTCGATAGATTTAAAAGACGGAGCAATCAAAGATAAATCTTttgag agtttaaaaatatttttatcaagatGCGAATCATGTAATTGGCAAAGAAAATTGATACGATCATTGGAGTTCATTCGCCGTAAAGATTTGGCAGAAATGGTAGAAGATTtacttactcaaaatatttaa
- the LOC103573921 gene encoding uncharacterized protein LOC103573921 isoform X2, with protein MGRLWLNRIPADMDYLSIWNEYQLKYSHLKEKFLDISNLHITCTNLDTIKLSYNRDIYSKRVADDIKDLVGLLKVLENRSVLSYNKIKPLKEIATTYVKDPVLDKIIKDYEDQLHSYQTLPLFNVYKCRSGEYSNIITNDDNFCNNSANANHQLEEFNDYEGTNLLHVEPTITYLQETSEAILTLQSNNEIKQSSFETIQINQYTYNNNINVSKDNSIPLMKYFITCIRVSTLVIALIIILYFITIYIKPSALATSTSTELGSTQPEHQSTSTYHETRYVTTSSYNLPIPDAKTLRLTDLQTKIFYRISENIGRYWRDLARILNVKEAEIDSIDLKDGAIKDKSFESLKIFLSRCESCNWQRKLIRSLEFIRRKDLAEMVEDLLTQNI; from the exons ATG GGTCGCTTATGGCTGAATCGTATACCTGCCGATATGGATTACTTGTCCATTTGGAATGAGTATCAATTGAAGTATAGTCATCTTAAGGAAAAATTCTTGGATATATCAAATCTTCATATCACTTGTACAAATTTAGATACTATTAAATTGTCTTATAATCgtgatatttattcaaaacgtGTAGCAGATGACATTAAAGATCTTGTGGGTTTATTGAAAGTATTAGAAAATCGGTCAGTGTTGTCTTACAATAAAATCAAACCGTTAAAAGAAATAGCTACGACTTATGTTAAAGATCCAGTGCtagacaaaataataaaagattatGAAGATCAACTACACAGCTATCAAACATTACCtctttttaatgtttataaatgCCGAAGTGGTGAGTATTCCAACATAATTACgaatgatgataatttttgtaataatagtGCTAATGCTAATCATCAATTGGAAGAGTTTAATGATTATGAAGGTACGAACCTTTTGCACGTAGAACCAACTATTACTTACTTACAAGAAACGTCAGAGGCTATATTAACTTTACAATcaaacaatgaaataaaacaatcgTCATTTGAgacaattcaaataaatcaatatacttataataataatattaatgtttcaAAAGACAACTCAATACCacttatgaaatattttataacttgcATAAGGGTTTCAACATTGGTGATagctcttattattattttgtattttattacaatttacatAAAACCATCAGCGCTAgcaacatcaacatcaactGAATTGGGATCAACTCAACCAGAGCATCAATCTACGAGTACTTATCATGAGACTCGCTACGTCACTACTTCATCTTACAATCTACCGATACCTGATGCGAAGACTTTACGCCTAACAGATCTTCAaacaaaaa ttttcTATCGGATAAGTGAAAACATTGGACGGTATTGGAGAGATTTGGCtagaattttaaatgtcaaagAGGCTGAAATCGATTCGATAGATTTAAAAGACGGAGCAATCAAAGATAAATCTTttgag agtttaaaaatatttttatcaagatGCGAATCATGTAATTGGCAAAGAAAATTGATACGATCATTGGAGTTCATTCGCCGTAAAGATTTGGCAGAAATGGTAGAAGATTtacttactcaaaatatttaa
- the LOC103573921 gene encoding uncharacterized protein LOC103573921 isoform X3: protein MDYLSIWNEYQLKYSHLKEKFLDISNLHITCTNLDTIKLSYNRDIYSKRVADDIKDLVGLLKVLENRSVLSYNKIKPLKEIATTYVKDPVLDKIIKDYEDQLHSYQTLPLFNVYKCRSGEYSNIITNDDNFCNNSANANHQLEEFNDYEGTNLLHVEPTITYLQETSEAILTLQSNNEIKQSSFETIQINQYTYNNNINVSKDNSIPLMKYFITCIRVSTLVIALIIILYFITIYIKPSALATSTSTELGSTQPEHQSTSTYHETRYVTTSSYNLPIPDAKTLRLTDLQTKIFYRISENIGRYWRDLARILNVKEAEIDSIDLKDGAIKDKSFESLKIFLSRCESCNWQRKLIRSLEFIRRKDLAEMVEDLLTQNI from the exons ATGGATTACTTGTCCATTTGGAATGAGTATCAATTGAAGTATAGTCATCTTAAGGAAAAATTCTTGGATATATCAAATCTTCATATCACTTGTACAAATTTAGATACTATTAAATTGTCTTATAATCgtgatatttattcaaaacgtGTAGCAGATGACATTAAAGATCTTGTGGGTTTATTGAAAGTATTAGAAAATCGGTCAGTGTTGTCTTACAATAAAATCAAACCGTTAAAAGAAATAGCTACGACTTATGTTAAAGATCCAGTGCtagacaaaataataaaagattatGAAGATCAACTACACAGCTATCAAACATTACCtctttttaatgtttataaatgCCGAAGTGGTGAGTATTCCAACATAATTACgaatgatgataatttttgtaataatagtGCTAATGCTAATCATCAATTGGAAGAGTTTAATGATTATGAAGGTACGAACCTTTTGCACGTAGAACCAACTATTACTTACTTACAAGAAACGTCAGAGGCTATATTAACTTTACAATcaaacaatgaaataaaacaatcgTCATTTGAgacaattcaaataaatcaatatacttataataataatattaatgtttcaAAAGACAACTCAATACCacttatgaaatattttataacttgcATAAGGGTTTCAACATTGGTGATagctcttattattattttgtattttattacaatttacatAAAACCATCAGCGCTAgcaacatcaacatcaactGAATTGGGATCAACTCAACCAGAGCATCAATCTACGAGTACTTATCATGAGACTCGCTACGTCACTACTTCATCTTACAATCTACCGATACCTGATGCGAAGACTTTACGCCTAACAGATCTTCAaacaaaaa ttttcTATCGGATAAGTGAAAACATTGGACGGTATTGGAGAGATTTGGCtagaattttaaatgtcaaagAGGCTGAAATCGATTCGATAGATTTAAAAGACGGAGCAATCAAAGATAAATCTTttgag agtttaaaaatatttttatcaagatGCGAATCATGTAATTGGCAAAGAAAATTGATACGATCATTGGAGTTCATTCGCCGTAAAGATTTGGCAGAAATGGTAGAAGATTtacttactcaaaatatttaa
- the LOC106693944 gene encoding uncharacterized protein LOC106693944: protein MDVLGPIITKIFPDSKIAKNLSMKRTKTTATVKSLSKILMKNLCDDYLQIPGTFFSLIMDETTDTKNIKQCAFTVIYYDESTQKITTKFFDLAETDEGDAEGLYSLLENAVTHKKIPLDNFIGFSSDTTNVKVGDKKSIFALLKQNIDGIVTVKCSCHMIHLVASKACAKLSKSAEDLLRNLGSYFHRSWKRIKELQEFQEYFEVKIHRVLSPSNTRWLSLKSCVDRILEQYTPLQVYLQGQLLKDPSPTLQTMLKTMDNRFTFITLQFLSYTLGVLTDFNLMFQTEKPVLHKVKPEIENLMKDICSNYMDIAYIRKNDIFNVDHKNPRLFVPLDKIYIGLDANESLLELIENNEVQSSDVIEFRNKILNFYIEVISEIKKRFDFSDSLYTFLQILEPKQARSYTIKSLGVILKRFPVLQKYVVLQELDNEWKKHALLNLSDYGININSESEDYWKQIFNLKNADGQVIFENLKKVINFLLILPFSNASVERIFSDVKNIKTDHRNNLSTETLKSILITKNFISKDSEIINFEPTNEMIDASIWEN from the coding sequence ATGGATGTTCTCGGACCtattatcacaaaaatatttccagaTTCTAAGATAGCAAAAAATCTATCTATGAAAAGAACAAAAACAACCGCAACAGTTAAAAGTTTGTCAAAAAtactaatgaaaaatttatgtgatgattatttacaaattccGGGAACTTTCTTTTCATTGATAATGGATGAAACGACAGATactaaaaacataaaacaatgtGCATTCactgttatttattatgacGAATCGactcaaaaaattacaactaagTTTTTCGACTTAGCGGAGACGGATGAAGGTGATGCTGAAGGACTTTATTCATTATTGGAAAACGCTGTGacccataaaaaaataccattAGATAATTTCATTGGATTTTCATCTGACACAACTAATGTAAAGGTTggtgataaaaaatcaatttttgctttgctaaaacaaaatattgatGGGATTGTTACGGTTAAATGTTCGTGCCATATGATTCACCTCGTTGCTTCAAAAGCATGTGCCAAATTATCAAAATCAGCCGAAGATTTACTACGAAATTTAGGATCTTATTTTCATCGCAGTTGGAAAAGAATCAAAGAATTGCAAgaatttcaagaatattttgaaGTCAAAATCCACCGAGTTTTATCTCCTAGCAACACCCGTTGGTTGTCATTAAAAAGCTGCGTTGACCGTATTCTTGAACAATACACGCCACTTCAAGTTTATCTTCAAGGCCAATTATTAAAGGACCCATCACCAACATTACAAACTATGCTAAAAACGATGGATAATcgttttacatttattactcTACAATTTTTGAGTTATACTTTAGGTGTTCTTACTGATTTTAATCTAATGTTCCAGACTGAAAAACCAGTATTGCATAAAGTTAAGCCGGAAATTGAAAATCTTATGAAAGATATATGTTCAAATTACATGGATATTGCATAcattagaaaaaatgatatatttaatgtagATCACAAAAATCCTCGCTTATTTGTGCcattagataaaatttatattggtTTGGATGCAAATGAAAGTCTACTAGAATTGATCGAAAATAATGAAGTTCAAAGTTCGGATGTTATagaatttagaaataaaattcttaatttctatattgaagttataagtgaaattaaaaagcGATTTGATTTTAGTGACtcattatatacatttttacaaATCTTAGAACCAAAACAAGCTAGATCTTACACCATTAAATCTTTaggtgttattttaaaaaggttTCCggtattacaaaaatatgttgTGCTTCAAGAATTAGACAACGAGTGGAAAAAGCATGctttattgaatttaagtGACTAtggtattaatattaattcagaATCTGAGGATTATTGGAAGcaaatttttaatctcaaaAACGCTGATGGCCAagttatatttgaaaatctaaaaaaagttataaacttTCTACTTATTCTACCGTTTTCTAATGCTTCTGTAGAAAGAATTTTCAGCGATGTAAAGAACATAAAAACAGAtcatagaaataatttgtcGACGGAAAccttaaaatctattttaataactaaaaattttatatctaaggatagtgaaattattaattttgagccAACAAACGAAATGATTGACGCAAGTATTTGGGAAAATTAA